A window of Mesoplasma chauliocola contains these coding sequences:
- a CDS encoding PTS transporter subunit EIIC produces MKKINWKTYALEIIELIGGKDNIVEIYHCATRLRFILKNDEKFNLEGIKKIELFKGYKKQENQHQIIIGAGVVDKVYKEIDLILNQGSLKNDDMKPENKQKFWNKQLSTKSNMLMITKRGMNSFASIFVPLVPVFIAGGMSLAIMSLVNQISPNTGFAKLLDVIGGGIMGSIPVFVGYTAAKKWGGNPFLGMAIGLVLVSPALLNRYSTNTPVQLEFDINTDFESVIKPAMEAAFKDYLNSLTLAPGAKIPEMSQVVGVYYTIFSGFFKIKLIGYQAQIVPVLLVIGLSINIERVLKKYTPQIIAIIVVPLGTVLLSSWLAFWAIAPLGEIIGKGISLGLSGLFKYTNWNFIGFGGMIFAGFYPFLVITGLHQGFLPIETQLLVDSNLQFGHSFSFITPVACVSNIAQGTAAFMLIFYTKDKKEKSKAISSTFGGYTGITEPAMFGINLQIKPLFIAAAIGSAAAGWWLGMTHTVANSLGSASWIGLVQFDWNTVDTKKYFADQNIHAILTSVPMGVHITIAMLISAATTAGTSALLLRTDWGKTSLKNYLNPSENQYN; encoded by the coding sequence ATGAAGAAAATAAATTGAAAAACCTATGCCCTAGAAATTATTGAATTAATAGGGGGTAAAGATAATATAGTTGAAATTTATCATTGTGCAACAAGATTACGTTTCATACTTAAAAACGATGAAAAATTTAACTTAGAAGGTATTAAAAAAATTGAACTTTTTAAAGGCTACAAGAAACAAGAAAATCAACATCAAATTATTATTGGTGCTGGAGTAGTAGACAAAGTTTATAAAGAAATTGATTTAATACTTAATCAGGGTTCATTAAAAAATGATGACATGAAACCAGAAAATAAACAAAAATTTTGAAATAAACAACTATCAACTAAATCAAACATGTTAATGATTACTAAAAGAGGAATGAATTCTTTTGCTTCAATATTTGTTCCATTAGTTCCTGTATTTATTGCAGGTGGAATGTCATTAGCAATTATGTCTTTAGTTAATCAGATTTCACCAAATACAGGTTTTGCAAAATTACTTGATGTAATAGGTGGAGGAATAATGGGATCAATCCCAGTTTTTGTAGGATATACAGCAGCAAAAAAATGAGGTGGAAATCCCTTTTTAGGAATGGCTATTGGACTAGTTCTAGTTTCACCAGCACTTCTTAATAGATATTCAACAAACACGCCTGTACAACTGGAATTTGATATAAATACTGATTTTGAATCAGTAATTAAGCCTGCTATGGAAGCAGCTTTTAAAGACTATTTAAATTCTTTAACACTTGCACCTGGTGCAAAAATACCTGAAATGTCTCAAGTTGTTGGAGTTTACTATACAATATTTTCAGGATTTTTCAAAATTAAGTTAATTGGTTATCAAGCACAAATAGTGCCTGTATTATTGGTTATTGGATTATCAATAAATATTGAAAGAGTATTAAAAAAATACACTCCTCAAATTATTGCAATTATTGTTGTACCACTGGGAACAGTATTATTATCATCATGATTAGCTTTTTGAGCTATAGCTCCATTAGGGGAAATTATAGGAAAAGGAATATCATTAGGATTATCAGGATTATTTAAATACACTAACTGAAACTTTATTGGCTTTGGAGGAATGATATTTGCAGGATTCTATCCATTCTTAGTTATAACTGGATTACATCAAGGATTCTTGCCAATTGAAACACAATTACTTGTTGATAGTAATTTACAATTTGGTCATTCATTCTCATTCATTACTCCAGTTGCCTGTGTTTCAAATATTGCACAAGGAACTGCAGCTTTCATGCTTATCTTTTATACAAAAGATAAAAAAGAAAAATCTAAAGCAATATCATCAACTTTTGGTGGTTACACTGGAATAACAGAACCAGCAATGTTTGGAATAAATTTACAAATAAAACCATTATTTATTGCTGCAGCTATAGGTTCAGCTGCTGCAGGTTGATGATTAGGTATGACTCACACTGTTGCCAACTCATTGGGTAGTGCTTCATGAATTGGTTTAGTGCAATTTGATTGAAATACAGTTGATACTAAAAAATACTTTGCTGATCAAAATATTCATGCTATTTTAACAAGTGTTCCTATGGGAGTTCACATTACAATAGCAATGTTAATTTCAGCAGCTACAACAGCTGGAACATCAGCTTTATTATTAAGAACAGATTGAGGAAAAACATCATTAAAAAATTACTTAAACCCATCTGAAAATCAGTATAATTAA
- a CDS encoding GntR family transcriptional regulator, translating into MNKKWEIVFDYLMHLIRENKVKAGEILPSQNMLKTKFKYSEQPIRIAFNKLIELQIVKPVNGKGYVVQEKIQNNLLFSFRELFPNSINRYYELKELTIDKKLSKETNFYEGTQVYSFKCIRKDKDSNEVILYQESIVPKNIYKKLSLNYLNENGLMKFVENETSSKVSHSSKKIYFEGTSNKELLNIFEDQSLSGFIVDKGNVYGIFGELLEYRISRYKPKYFKWDFIEWRK; encoded by the coding sequence ATGAATAAAAAGTGAGAGATTGTATTTGACTACTTGATGCACTTAATAAGAGAAAATAAAGTAAAAGCAGGTGAAATATTACCAAGCCAAAATATGCTTAAAACAAAATTTAAGTATAGTGAGCAACCAATAAGAATTGCTTTTAATAAATTAATTGAATTACAAATTGTTAAGCCAGTTAATGGTAAAGGGTATGTTGTTCAAGAAAAAATTCAAAATAACTTATTATTTAGTTTTAGAGAGTTATTCCCTAATTCAATTAATAGATATTACGAATTAAAAGAATTAACAATTGATAAAAAACTTTCAAAAGAAACTAATTTTTATGAAGGAACACAAGTATATTCTTTTAAATGCATAAGAAAAGATAAAGATTCAAACGAAGTTATTTTGTATCAAGAAAGTATCGTGCCAAAGAATATATATAAAAAATTGTCTTTAAATTATTTAAATGAAAATGGCTTAATGAAGTTTGTTGAAAATGAAACATCATCAAAAGTTAGTCACTCTTCAAAAAAAATATATTTTGAAGGAACTAGTAATAAAGAATTATTAAATATTTTTGAAGATCAAAGTTTAAGTGGTTTTATTGTTGATAAAGGAAATGTTTATGGAATATTTGGGGAATTAC
- a CDS encoding glycosyl hydrolase family 18 protein has product MKKILGLLGAISLVIPSTTLTISCGTNNKKINISTVVEKKALGIINESTEIQIRNAVILNNPNLVATDFEIENIIASEYSGTAKLIGKDKYNGEVLVSFIIVPSLEENVINTNLGIINNNSETTIRNAVLTKNPDINQNGFEIIEITTTSAILKGDDIFYNGTAPVEFTIAAPKPSLNSAITKKDLGTLIDNSATTIKNEVLALNPSLRPTDISISSITQTSARVNSTSSGRYTGSVNVTFTTQVVKPELSSALNTTNLGSLQNNNATTIQSAVLAKNSTLLASDISIDSITQTSARVNSTSSGRYTGSVNVTFTIQVVKPELRSVLTTTNLGSLQNNNATTIQSAVLAKNSTLLASDISIDSITQTSARVNSTSSGRYTGSVNVTFTIQVVKPELRSVLTTTNLGSLQNNNATTIQSAVLAKNSTLLASDISIDSITQTSARVNSTSSGRYTGSVNVTFTIDGTKPPKTDLENVITNINITTVLPSADSQLILDALIIDNPNLNPNYVRIYEAGFNQSSGWGWAKVTSTDENVYINPEKGYLDLTFKVDENLLATDLASVITNTNLGTLDKLDEITIKKQLSKLNPKLETNYVDVKNITETSATIVSNNSTKYKGSVNVSFELDTSKAVPLSSVLTNTNLGEINSTDENTIKQAIKLKNPNIDVNAIGIEPQSITTTGASVKSIDPTKYSGNSIQVKYSIDTSSAVDINTLIKNKNLQGISDNLDSGIIRNTLKFNSTSGINEQDLKITSKSNESAIIESNNLAKYKGSVQVQYEVKTLVGYHYDWGGNFENKIALNDKELLNSSYNVVNLSFLYSNVEYQMPTYSPNNPAAIKEGIKALQSQGKRVLISMGGATAEHMKFRSDQKDELKMAIKTVVEEYGFDGLDIDWESLSLKSSESKKVTALALKELKDEYKAEGKDFIITMAPEFPYLRQNSEGEGKGNYKEFLEELDGYYDWINPQFYNGWGDGVLVETAEDSLKTGVQQDSYITNDDVSKRGEFYYLMSKYITSKPNNTNAFYQIPADKFIIGASTNEPAGRGAGSKESFNRAYNLLNSDGIKIRGLMTWSILFDAFEGMIPTSYGGTNPEIMWYRWSYSKWFDESFGKLKTQK; this is encoded by the coding sequence ATGAAAAAGATATTAGGCTTACTAGGAGCAATCTCATTAGTTATTCCATCAACAACTTTGACTATATCATGTGGAACAAATAATAAAAAAATTAATATTTCTACAGTTGTCGAAAAAAAGGCACTAGGAATTATAAATGAATCAACGGAAATTCAAATAAGAAATGCGGTTATTTTAAATAATCCAAATTTAGTAGCAACAGATTTTGAAATTGAAAATATCATTGCATCTGAATATTCAGGAACTGCAAAACTAATTGGTAAAGATAAATATAATGGTGAAGTTCTAGTTTCCTTTATAATTGTTCCTTCATTGGAAGAAAATGTAATAAATACTAATCTAGGAATTATAAATAATAACTCTGAAACAACTATTAGAAATGCTGTATTAACAAAAAATCCAGATATAAATCAAAATGGCTTTGAAATTATTGAAATAACTACAACATCAGCAATCCTAAAAGGAGATGATATTTTTTATAATGGTACAGCACCGGTTGAATTTACTATTGCAGCGCCTAAACCATCTTTAAATAGTGCTATTACTAAAAAAGATTTAGGAACATTAATTGATAATAGTGCAACAACAATTAAAAATGAAGTTCTTGCTTTAAATCCTTCACTAAGACCAACAGATATTAGTATTTCTTCAATAACTCAGACTTCAGCTAGAGTTAATTCAACATCATCAGGTAGATATACTGGTTCTGTGAATGTAACATTTACTACTCAAGTTGTTAAACCTGAATTAAGCTCAGCTTTAAATACTACTAATTTGGGAAGTTTGCAAAATAATAATGCAACAACAATTCAATCAGCTGTTTTGGCTAAAAATTCAACTTTGTTAGCATCAGATATTTCAATTGATTCAATAACTCAGACTTCAGCTAGAGTTAATTCAACATCATCAGGTAGATATACTGGTTCTGTGAATGTAACATTTACTATTCAAGTTGTTAAACCTGAATTAAGATCAGTTTTAACTACTACTAATTTGGGAAGTTTGCAAAATAATAATGCAACAACAATTCAATCAGCTGTTTTGGCTAAAAATTCAACTTTGTTAGCATCAGATATTTCAATTGATTCAATAACTCAGACTTCAGCTAGAGTTAATTCAACATCATCAGGTAGATATACTGGTTCTGTGAATGTAACATTTACTATTCAAGTTGTTAAACCTGAATTAAGATCAGTTTTAACTACTACTAATTTGGGAAGTTTGCAAAATAATAATGCAACAACAATTCAATCAGCTGTTTTGGCTAAAAATTCAACTTTGTTAGCATCAGATATTTCAATTGATTCAATAACTCAGACTTCAGCTAGAGTTAATTCAACATCATCAGGTAGATATACTGGTTCTGTGAATGTAACATTTACTATTGATGGAACAAAACCACCAAAAACTGATTTAGAAAATGTTATTACAAATATAAACATTACAACAGTTTTACCAAGTGCAGATTCTCAATTAATATTAGATGCTTTAATAATTGATAATCCAAATCTAAATCCTAATTATGTAAGAATATATGAAGCAGGTTTTAACCAAAGCAGTGGTTGAGGTTGAGCCAAAGTTACTTCAACTGATGAAAATGTTTATATCAACCCTGAAAAAGGATATCTTGATTTAACCTTTAAAGTAGATGAAAATCTTTTAGCTACTGATTTAGCATCAGTAATTACAAATACAAATTTAGGAACTTTAGATAAATTAGACGAAATTACTATTAAAAAACAATTATCTAAATTAAATCCAAAATTAGAAACTAATTATGTTGATGTTAAGAATATAACAGAAACATCAGCAACAATAGTATCAAATAATTCAACTAAATATAAAGGTAGTGTTAATGTTAGTTTTGAACTTGACACTTCAAAAGCTGTTCCTTTATCATCAGTATTAACAAATACTAATTTAGGCGAAATAAATTCAACTGATGAAAATACAATTAAGCAAGCAATTAAATTAAAAAATCCAAATATAGATGTTAATGCAATAGGAATAGAACCTCAATCAATTACAACAACTGGTGCATCAGTAAAGTCAATTGATCCAACAAAATATAGTGGAAATTCAATTCAAGTAAAATATTCTATTGATACATCAAGTGCTGTTGACATAAATACTTTAATTAAAAATAAAAATTTACAAGGTATTTCTGATAATTTAGATTCTGGAATAATAAGAAACACTTTAAAATTTAATTCTACATCAGGAATTAATGAACAAGACTTAAAAATAACTAGTAAGTCAAATGAATCAGCAATAATTGAATCAAATAATTTAGCTAAATATAAGGGCAGTGTTCAAGTTCAATATGAAGTTAAAACTTTAGTTGGATATCATTATGATTGAGGTGGAAATTTTGAAAATAAAATTGCACTAAATGATAAGGAATTATTGAATTCATCTTATAATGTTGTTAATTTATCATTTCTTTACTCTAATGTGGAATATCAAATGCCAACTTATAGCCCTAATAATCCTGCCGCAATAAAAGAAGGAATTAAAGCTTTACAATCTCAAGGTAAAAGAGTACTTATATCAATGGGGGGGGCAACAGCTGAACATATGAAATTTAGAAGTGATCAAAAAGACGAATTAAAAATGGCAATTAAAACTGTGGTTGAAGAATATGGTTTTGATGGACTGGATATTGACTGAGAATCCCTTTCTTTAAAAAGTTCAGAAAGTAAAAAAGTAACAGCCTTAGCACTTAAAGAATTAAAAGATGAATATAAGGCAGAAGGCAAGGATTTCATAATAACTATGGCTCCTGAATTCCCTTATCTTAGACAAAATAGTGAAGGTGAAGGTAAAGGTAACTATAAAGAATTCTTAGAAGAACTTGATGGTTATTATGATTGAATAAACCCACAATTTTATAATGGATGAGGTGATGGTGTTCTAGTAGAAACAGCAGAAGATTCATTAAAAACTGGTGTTCAACAAGACTCATATATTACAAATGATGATGTTAGCAAACGTGGTGAATTTTATTATTTAATGTCAAAATATATCACTTCAAAACCAAATAATACAAATGCATTTTATCAAATACCAGCAGATAAATTTATTATTGGTGCTTCAACTAATGAACCAGCTGGAAGAGGTGCAGGTTCAAAAGAATCGTTTAATAGAGCTTATAACTTATTAAATTCAGATGGAATTAAAATTAGAGGACTAATGACATGATCAATTTTATTTGATGCATTTGAAGGCATGATACCGACTTCTTATGGAGGAACAAATCCTGAAATTATGTGATACAGATGATCATATAGTAAATGATTTGATGAAAGTTTTGGAAAACTAAAAACACAAAAATAG